The following proteins come from a genomic window of Sardina pilchardus chromosome 13, fSarPil1.1, whole genome shotgun sequence:
- the fkrp gene encoding fukutin-related protein has translation MRVSFCQALLAGAIVINLLILYYVSRAQQQMMERRREQAKGSKKSGLSGAGGLGAGVGLAAVGLGGGGGGGGGAGGGANLAGVAGAKSDMSGRSGGGGGGGSPRVTVLVREFEDFENYVGEVARSFLRQRPELPFLAVADTPPYPPLALPEGGGARLLVLAPSPELPPQANRPEFHVQTEFVLLVPDGVELEHGRQVEHLIRELEGEGGGTVRLVAAPVLSRSAVQCLHLRVSTREWTATYSPAASGSSGSVCTALSGDAVVLLRAEDLFNLSTPLGRPLLTSLFVQTALRGWRVKLLEAPCFAAGRRPLFGSAHGQWKAETRRKEATAALARGFGLKRLLHADGREQWFGCGKETPRCFGTVRDDTPDYLYLERWTPPCCLRALRETTKYVIAVLEGAGVRYWLEGGSLLGAARHQDIIPWDYDVDLGIYLEDVPNCEQLRGLDSGSLVDAKGYVWERAVEGDFYRVQYSEVNHLHVDLWPFYARNGVMTKDTWTEHKQDVEFPEHFLQPLVPVPFAGVTAYAPNNHRAFLELKFGQGVIENPQYPNPAKKRLDRSRL, from the exons ATGCGGGTGAGCTTCTGCCAGGCCCTGTTGGCGGGCGCCATCGTGATCAACCTGCTGATCCTCTACTACGTGTCGCGTGCCCAACAGCAGATGATGGAGCGGCGCCGCGAGCAGGCCAAGGGCTCCAAGAAGTCGGGGCTGTCCGGCGCCGGAGGTCTCGGGGCTGGCGTGGGACTGGCAGCAGTGGGGCTgggaggtggcggcggcggtggcggaggCGCTGGAGGTGGTGCCAACTTGGCGGGGGTGGCCGGGGCGAAGTCGGACATGAGCGGGCGTAGCggaggcggtggtggcggtggtagCCCGCGGGTGACGGTGCTGGTGCGGGAGTTCGAGGACTTTGAGAACTACGTGGGCGAGGTGGCGCGCTCGTTCCTGCGCCAGCGGCCGGAGCTGCCGTTCCTGGCGGTGGCGGACACGCCGCCCTACCCGCCCCTGGCGCTGCCCGAGGGAGGGGGTGCCAGGCTCCTGGTCCTCGCCCCCAGCCCTGAGCTGCCCCCGCAGGCCAACCGGCCAGAGTTCCACGTGCAGACGGAGTTCGTGCTGCTGGTGCCCGACGGGGTGGAGCTGGAGCACGGGAGACAG gTGGAGCACCTGATCCGTGAGCTGGAGGGCGAGGGCGGAGGGACGGTGCGTCTGGTGGCGGCCCCCGTGCTGTCGCGCTCGGCCGTCCAGTGCCTGCACCTGCGGGTCAGCACGCGCGAGTGGACGGCCACCTACTCGCCGGCCGCCTcgggcagcagcggcagcgtcTGCACGGCGCTGTCCGGCGACGCCGTGGTCCTGCTGCGCGCCGAGGACCTCTTCAACCTGTCCACGCCGCTGGGCCGCCCGCTGCTGACCTCGCTCTTCGTCCAGACGGCGCTGCGCGGCTGGCGGGTCAAGCTCCTGGAGGCGCCGTGCTTCGCCGCCGGCCGCCGGCCGCTCTTCGGCTCGGCGCACGGCCAGTGGAAGGCGGAGACGCGGCGGAAGGAGGCCACGGCCGCCCTGGCGCGCGGGTTCGGCCTCAAGCGGCTGCTGCACGCCGACGGGCGCGAGCAGTGGTTCGGCTGCGGCAAGGAGACGCCGCGCTGCTTCGGCACGGTGCGCGACGACACGCCCGACTACCTGTACCTGGAGCGCTGGACCCCGCCCTGCTGCCTGCGCGCGCTCCGCGAGACCACCAAGTACGTCATCGCCGTGCTGGAGGGCGCCGGCGTCCGCTACTGGCTGGAAGGGGGCAGCCTGCTCGGAGCCGCCCGCCACCAGGACATCATCCCGTGGGACTACGACGTGGACCTGGGCATCTACCTGGAGGACGTGCCCAACTGCGAGCAGCTGCGCGGGCTGGACTCGGGCTCGCTGGTGGACGCTAAAGGCTACGTGTGGGAGCGGGCGGTGGAGGGCGACTTCTACCGCGTCCAGTACAGCGAGGTCAACCACCTGCACGTGGACCTGTGGCCGTTCTACGCGCGCAACGGCGTCATGACCAAGGACACGTGGACGGAGCACAAGCAGGACGTGGAGTTCCCCGAGCACTTCCTGCAGCCGCTGGTGCCCGTGCCCTTCGCCGGCGTCACCGCCTACGCGCCCAACAACCACCGCGCCTTCCTCGAGCTCAAGTTCGGACAGGGCGTCATCGAGAACCCCCAGTACCCCAACCCTGCCAAGAAGAGGCTGGATCGCAGCCGCCTCTGA